A window of the Verrucomicrobiia bacterium genome harbors these coding sequences:
- the gltB gene encoding glutamate synthase large subunit: protein MMTKRPPKQGLYDPQFEHDACGVGFVVNVKGRKSHEIVRQALTVLLNLRHRGACGCETNTGDGAGILLQIPHTFLREACIGIGIRLPSAGEYGVGMVFLPPDPKQRKACEKVVEDIIKEEGQTLLGWRTVPTDNSTLGPTAKASEPFVRQLFIGRNAKLQDDMAFERKLYVIRKRAENMLRYGGVKGGEYFYVSSLSYKTMAYKGMLMSEQVDAFYPELEHPAMESALALVHSRFSTNTFPSWDRAHPYRYVAHNGEINTLRGNVNWMHARQAQCASDLFKDDMKKILPVIQPDGSDSAMFDNCLEFLVLGGRSLPHAMMMMIPEPWSGHETMSDAKKAFYEYHASMMEPWDGPASVAFTDGTRIGATLDRNGLRPSRYYVTKDDLVVMASEVGVLDIDAERIVQKGRLQPGRMFLIDTEQGRIIADEEIKNKIATEQPYRVWLNDNLVSLDHLPDAPAMHEPDHKTVLIRQQAFGFTFEDLRFIISPMGRDGVEPVGSMGTDTPLAVLSNKPQLLYSYFKQLFAQVTNPPIDCIREEIVTSTGQTLGPERNLLMPEPKSCRQIKLNSPILTNEEFEKLRQINHRDFRSVTLPILYNPDKGGKALEAALAKMFQLADRAIKNNVNILVLSDRGIDHKKAPIPALLAVAGLHHHLIRQGTRTKVGLLLESGEPREVHHFALLIGYGVGAVNPYLAFETLDDLIRQGILVGRTHKDAVKNYAKALAKGVVKTMSKMGISTIASYCGAQIFEAVGLNKEVVDKYFTWTASRIEGAGIEEINEEVRRRHRHAFPERQVNGQTLDAGGQYQWRKDGEYHLFNPETVHKLQKSVRTKDYKVFKEYTKSVDEQSRHYCTLRGLLEFNLDGLKPVPLEEVEPVETIVKRFKTGAMSYGSISKEAHESLAIAMNRIGGRSNTGEGGEDPARYTLDPNGDSRNSAIKQVASGRFGVTSEYLVQAKELQIKMAQGAKPGEGGQLPGTKVYPWIAKVRLSTPGVGLISPPPHHDIYSIEDLAELIHDLKNSNHYARISVKLVAEVGVGTIAAGVAKAHADVVLISGYDGGTGASPLSSIKHAGIPWELGLAETHQTLVLNNLRDRIAVETDGQLKTGRDVAIAALLGAEEFGFATSPLVALGCIMMRVCHLNTCPVGVATQDPELRKKFTGDPAHVVNFMFFIAQELREIMAQLGFRTLNEMIGRADRLNPKKAVDHWKAKGLDFSKILYQPKVPDSVGRYCKVKQDHGLENALDNRVLLDLCEPALSRKEPVKATLPIRNTNRVVGTILGSEVTRRHGPQGLPDNTIHLHFTGSAGQSFGAFMPRGMTLELEGDANDYVGKGLSGGRIIVYPPQKATFVAEENIIIGNVAFYGATTGEAYIRGMAGERFCVRNSGVHAVVESVGDHGCEYMTGGKVVVLGATGRNFAAGMSGGVAYVLDAAGTFPQNCNKQMVELESLNDPNEIEELRAIIRRHADYTKSKRAEQILNLWEEMVPKFVKVLPKDYKRVLQALERVKGAGLSGDEAIMAAFEENARDLSRIGGN from the coding sequence ATGATGACGAAAAGACCCCCAAAACAAGGGCTTTACGACCCTCAGTTCGAACACGACGCCTGCGGCGTTGGATTTGTCGTCAACGTCAAAGGACGCAAATCCCACGAAATCGTCCGCCAGGCGCTCACCGTTCTTTTGAATCTGCGCCACCGCGGCGCCTGCGGCTGCGAAACCAACACCGGCGACGGCGCCGGCATTCTGCTTCAGATTCCGCATACCTTTTTGAGAGAGGCCTGTATCGGCATCGGGATACGCCTTCCGTCGGCCGGGGAATACGGCGTGGGCATGGTGTTTCTGCCGCCCGATCCCAAACAGCGCAAGGCCTGCGAAAAAGTGGTCGAGGACATTATTAAGGAAGAAGGGCAGACGCTGCTCGGCTGGCGCACGGTTCCGACCGACAACAGCACCCTCGGCCCCACGGCCAAAGCCAGTGAACCGTTCGTCCGCCAGCTTTTCATCGGACGTAATGCGAAGCTGCAGGACGACATGGCCTTCGAGCGCAAACTCTACGTGATCCGCAAGCGCGCCGAGAACATGCTCCGCTACGGCGGCGTGAAGGGCGGCGAATACTTCTACGTTTCCAGCCTTTCCTATAAAACGATGGCCTACAAAGGCATGCTCATGTCCGAGCAGGTGGACGCCTTTTATCCCGAGCTCGAGCATCCGGCCATGGAAAGCGCGCTTGCCCTCGTGCATTCGCGCTTCAGCACGAACACGTTTCCGAGCTGGGACCGCGCGCACCCCTACCGCTACGTCGCGCACAACGGCGAGATCAACACGCTGCGCGGCAACGTCAACTGGATGCACGCGCGCCAGGCCCAGTGCGCTTCCGACCTTTTCAAAGACGACATGAAGAAAATCCTTCCCGTGATCCAGCCCGACGGCAGCGACTCGGCCATGTTCGACAACTGCCTCGAATTTCTGGTGCTCGGCGGCCGCTCGCTTCCGCATGCGATGATGATGATGATTCCCGAACCCTGGTCGGGCCACGAGACCATGAGCGATGCGAAAAAGGCCTTCTATGAATATCATGCCTCCATGATGGAGCCCTGGGACGGCCCGGCCTCCGTCGCTTTTACCGACGGCACGCGCATCGGCGCCACGCTCGACCGAAACGGCCTGCGTCCTTCGCGTTACTACGTGACCAAAGACGACCTCGTGGTCATGGCCTCCGAAGTCGGTGTGCTCGACATCGACGCCGAACGCATCGTCCAGAAGGGCAGGCTCCAGCCCGGCCGCATGTTCCTGATCGACACCGAGCAGGGCCGTATCATCGCGGATGAGGAAATCAAAAATAAAATCGCGACCGAGCAGCCGTACCGCGTTTGGCTGAACGACAATCTCGTGAGCCTCGACCACCTCCCGGACGCGCCGGCCATGCACGAGCCGGATCACAAGACCGTACTCATCCGCCAGCAGGCGTTCGGTTTCACGTTCGAAGACCTGCGCTTCATCATTTCGCCCATGGGGCGCGACGGCGTCGAGCCCGTCGGTTCGATGGGAACAGACACGCCGCTCGCTGTGCTGTCCAACAAGCCGCAGCTTCTTTACAGCTACTTCAAGCAGCTGTTCGCGCAGGTGACCAACCCGCCGATCGACTGCATCCGCGAGGAAATTGTGACATCCACAGGCCAGACGCTTGGTCCCGAGCGCAATCTCCTCATGCCGGAGCCGAAGAGCTGCCGCCAGATCAAATTGAACAGCCCGATCCTGACAAATGAGGAATTCGAGAAGCTGCGCCAGATCAACCACCGCGACTTCAGATCGGTGACGCTGCCGATTCTTTACAATCCGGACAAGGGCGGAAAGGCACTGGAAGCCGCGCTTGCAAAAATGTTCCAGCTCGCGGACCGGGCCATCAAGAACAACGTGAACATCCTCGTGCTGAGCGACCGGGGCATCGACCATAAAAAAGCGCCGATTCCCGCGCTTCTGGCCGTCGCCGGATTGCATCATCATCTGATCCGCCAGGGCACCCGCACGAAAGTCGGTCTTCTTCTCGAGTCGGGCGAGCCGCGCGAAGTGCATCATTTCGCCCTGTTGATCGGTTATGGTGTGGGCGCCGTGAACCCGTATCTTGCTTTCGAAACGCTCGATGACCTCATCCGCCAGGGCATCCTCGTGGGCCGCACGCACAAAGATGCCGTGAAAAATTACGCCAAGGCGCTGGCCAAGGGCGTGGTGAAGACCATGTCGAAGATGGGCATCTCGACCATCGCCAGCTACTGCGGCGCGCAGATCTTCGAGGCGGTCGGCCTTAATAAGGAAGTCGTGGACAAGTATTTTACCTGGACCGCGTCCCGCATCGAAGGCGCCGGGATCGAGGAAATCAACGAAGAAGTGCGCCGCCGCCACCGCCACGCGTTCCCGGAACGCCAGGTGAACGGCCAGACGCTCGACGCGGGCGGCCAATACCAGTGGCGCAAGGACGGTGAATATCATCTCTTCAATCCCGAGACCGTGCACAAGCTCCAGAAGTCCGTGCGCACGAAAGACTACAAGGTCTTCAAGGAATACACCAAGTCCGTGGACGAACAGTCCCGGCATTACTGCACGCTGCGAGGCCTTCTTGAATTCAATCTGGATGGCTTGAAGCCGGTGCCGCTCGAAGAGGTCGAGCCCGTGGAAACCATCGTGAAGCGTTTCAAGACCGGCGCCATGTCCTACGGTTCCATCAGCAAGGAAGCGCATGAAAGCCTCGCCATTGCCATGAACCGCATCGGCGGCAGAAGCAACACAGGTGAAGGCGGCGAAGATCCGGCGCGTTACACGCTGGACCCGAACGGCGATTCGCGCAACAGCGCAATCAAACAGGTGGCTTCAGGCCGTTTCGGCGTGACGAGCGAGTACCTCGTGCAGGCGAAAGAATTGCAGATCAAAATGGCGCAGGGCGCCAAGCCGGGCGAAGGCGGGCAGCTTCCGGGCACGAAAGTGTATCCGTGGATCGCGAAAGTGCGTCTTTCCACGCCGGGCGTGGGCCTTATTTCGCCGCCGCCGCACCACGACATCTATTCCATCGAAGACCTCGCGGAGCTCATCCATGACCTCAAAAACTCGAACCACTACGCGCGCATCAGCGTGAAGCTCGTCGCTGAAGTCGGCGTAGGTACGATCGCCGCGGGTGTCGCCAAGGCGCACGCGGACGTTGTCCTCATCAGCGGCTACGACGGCGGCACGGGCGCTTCGCCGCTTTCCAGCATCAAGCACGCGGGCATTCCGTGGGAGCTGGGGCTTGCCGAAACGCATCAGACGCTCGTCCTGAACAATCTCCGCGACCGCATCGCGGTCGAAACCGACGGCCAGCTGAAGACCGGACGCGACGTGGCCATTGCCGCGCTGCTCGGAGCCGAGGAATTCGGCTTTGCGACGTCGCCGCTCGTCGCGCTCGGCTGCATCATGATGCGCGTCTGCCATCTGAACACGTGTCCGGTCGGCGTGGCCACCCAGGACCCGGAGCTGCGCAAGAAATTCACGGGAGATCCGGCGCACGTCGTCAATTTCATGTTTTTCATCGCGCAGGAACTGCGTGAGATCATGGCCCAGCTCGGCTTCCGCACGCTGAACGAAATGATCGGCCGCGCGGACAGGCTGAACCCGAAAAAAGCCGTGGATCATTGGAAGGCCAAGGGGCTGGATTTCTCGAAGATCCTTTATCAGCCCAAGGTGCCGGATTCGGTGGGCCGCTACTGCAAGGTGAAGCAGGACCATGGCCTGGAAAACGCGCTGGACAACCGCGTGCTGCTCGATCTCTGCGAGCCCGCGCTTTCGCGGAAGGAACCCGTCAAGGCGACGCTCCCGATTCGTAACACGAACCGCGTGGTCGGCACGATCCTCGGCAGCGAAGTCACGCGCCGCCACGGGCCGCAGGGGCTTCCGGACAATACCATCCATCTTCATTTCACCGGCTCGGCCGGACAGAGTTTCGGGGCTTTCATGCCGCGCGGCATGACGCTGGAACTCGAAGGCGACGCCAACGACTACGTGGGCAAGGGCCTTTCGGGCGGCCGCATCATCGTGTATCCGCCGCAGAAGGCGACCTTCGTGGCCGAAGAAAACATCATCATCGGAAACGTGGCGTTTTATGGCGCCACGACGGGCGAAGCTTACATCCGCGGCATGGCGGGCGAGCGCTTCTGCGTGCGTAATAGCGGCGTCCATGCGGTCGTCGAATCTGTGGGCGATCACGGCTGCGAATACATGACCGGCGGTAAGGTCGTGGTGCTCGGCGCCACGGGCCGCAATTTCGCGGCCGGCATGTCGGGCGGCGTCGCGTACGTGCTGGACGCCGCGGGCACGTTTCCCCAGAACTGCAACAAGCAGATGGTGGAACTGGAATCCCTGAACGATCCGAACGAAATCGAAGAGCTGCGCGCCATCATCCGCCGCCACGCGGATTACACGAAAAGCAAGCGCGCCGAGCAGATCCTCAACCTGT
- a CDS encoding CBS domain-containing protein — protein MTLKDILGVKGNAVWTVSKSQTVREAVELLVGRNIGALVVLDGNARVAGIISERDILRGGHENGEGFQDLPVSRLMTRKVIVGRPEDDIQTIMNVMTHSRIRHVPVMKDGALQGIVSIGDIVKSLLQDSEDQIQTLKEFIYGPVM, from the coding sequence ATGACACTGAAAGATATTTTGGGCGTCAAAGGGAATGCTGTTTGGACCGTGAGCAAAAGCCAGACCGTACGCGAGGCCGTGGAGCTTCTGGTCGGCCGTAACATCGGGGCGCTGGTCGTGCTCGACGGCAACGCAAGAGTCGCGGGGATTATTTCCGAAAGGGATATCCTTCGCGGCGGCCATGAAAACGGCGAGGGTTTTCAGGACCTTCCCGTGAGCCGCCTGATGACACGCAAGGTGATCGTGGGACGGCCGGAAGACGACATTCAGACCATCATGAATGTCATGACGCACAGCCGGATACGGCACGTGCCGGTGATGAAAGACGGAGCGCTGCAGGGCATTGTTTCGATCGGCGACATCGTGAAGTCGCTCTTGCAGGATTCGGAAGACCAGATCCAGACGTTGAAAGAATTTATTTACGGACCCGTAATGTAA
- a CDS encoding 4-hydroxy-3-methylbut-2-enyl diphosphate reductase, with protein sequence MIKDEAAKSAGIIRKSFGLKKDILPQLKATYDSPLIDRIKTQNFRLEAGRLTICLAQEFGFCYGVDRAIDYAYETKAKFPDRRIFLTNEIIHNPRVNAKLQELGIQFLAQDPADGVTINDLTPQDVVLIPAFGNPMIELEHLQKRGCVLVDTTCGSVMSVWKRVESYSRDGFTAVIHGKYDHEETLATSSRAKKYVIVRDKEQAQKVCDFIRGKFGREEFMREFERALSPGFDPAADLQHIGCANQTTMLSSESLEIANMLQQSMTEVCGVEETCRRFRHFDTICSATQDRQDAVLRLVREDVDLMVVVGGYNSSNTGHLVEISLGFCPAYHIKDAECILSADLLQHKKVMSKDIIETRNWLPEGPVKLGITAGASTPNKVIEEVMERILQVANVSPEGA encoded by the coding sequence ATGATCAAGGACGAAGCGGCCAAAAGTGCGGGCATCATCCGCAAGAGCTTCGGGCTCAAGAAAGACATCCTGCCCCAGCTCAAAGCCACCTACGACAGCCCGCTGATCGACCGCATCAAGACGCAGAATTTCCGGCTGGAAGCCGGCCGGCTCACGATCTGCCTGGCCCAGGAGTTCGGCTTCTGCTACGGCGTGGACCGCGCCATCGACTACGCTTACGAGACCAAGGCGAAATTTCCGGACCGCCGCATTTTCCTCACCAACGAAATCATCCACAATCCGCGCGTGAACGCGAAGCTGCAGGAGCTCGGCATCCAGTTTCTGGCCCAGGACCCCGCGGACGGCGTGACAATCAACGACCTCACGCCGCAGGACGTGGTGCTGATCCCGGCCTTCGGCAATCCCATGATCGAGCTCGAGCATCTCCAGAAAAGGGGATGCGTGCTCGTCGACACGACCTGCGGGTCGGTGATGAGCGTTTGGAAGCGCGTGGAATCCTACAGCCGCGACGGCTTCACGGCCGTCATCCACGGCAAATACGACCACGAAGAGACACTGGCGACAAGTTCGCGCGCCAAAAAATACGTGATCGTGCGCGACAAGGAACAGGCGCAGAAGGTCTGCGATTTCATCCGCGGGAAGTTCGGCCGCGAAGAATTCATGCGCGAATTCGAGCGCGCGCTTTCGCCGGGCTTTGATCCCGCGGCGGACCTGCAGCACATCGGCTGCGCGAACCAGACCACGATGCTCTCCAGCGAATCGCTCGAGATCGCGAACATGCTCCAGCAGTCCATGACCGAAGTCTGCGGCGTGGAAGAGACCTGCCGCCGCTTCCGCCACTTCGACACAATCTGTTCCGCGACGCAGGACCGCCAGGACGCGGTGCTCCGGCTCGTGCGCGAAGACGTGGATCTCATGGTCGTCGTCGGCGGCTACAATTCGAGCAACACCGGGCATCTCGTCGAGATCTCGCTCGGCTTTTGCCCGGCGTATCACATCAAAGACGCCGAATGCATCCTTTCCGCGGACCTCCTCCAGCACAAGAAGGTGATGAGCAAAGACATCATTGAAACGCGCAACTGGCTGCCGGAAGGCCCGGTGAAGCTCGGCATCACGGCCGGCGCTTCTACGCCGAACAAAGTCATCGAAGAAGTAATGGAGCGTATCCTGCAGGTGGCGAACGTTTCGCCCGAAGGAGCATGA
- the grxC gene encoding glutaredoxin 3 gives MAKSVTVYTTQFCPYCSRAKSVLKQKSIAFKEVDLTNDPEQREKISSQTGWTTVPMIFIGEEFIGGCDDLVALDRQGKLEEKVRG, from the coding sequence ATGGCCAAATCCGTCACGGTGTACACGACCCAATTCTGTCCGTATTGCTCGCGCGCGAAAAGCGTGCTCAAGCAAAAGAGCATCGCCTTCAAAGAAGTCGACCTCACGAACGATCCCGAACAAAGAGAGAAGATCTCAAGCCAGACCGGATGGACGACGGTGCCCATGATTTTCATCGGTGAGGAATTCATCGGCGGCTGCGACGACCTCGTGGCGCTGGACCGCCAGGGCAAGCTCGAAGAGAAAGTCCGGGGCTAA
- a CDS encoding ribbon-helix-helix domain-containing protein, which produces MLKPFATKLDEAVLKKLDELAQKTRIPKSRLCHQAIELLVDHYDQREKKLALAERIYQEDASLVASGSSASEKTF; this is translated from the coding sequence ATGCTGAAGCCTTTCGCCACAAAACTTGACGAGGCCGTCCTCAAAAAACTGGACGAACTTGCCCAGAAGACACGGATCCCCAAATCGCGCCTCTGCCATCAGGCCATCGAGCTTCTTGTCGACCATTACGATCAGCGGGAAAAGAAGTTAGCGCTGGCCGAGCGGATTTACCAGGAAGATGCCAGCTTGGTCGCTTCAGGCAGCTCCGCGTCTGAAAAGACTTTCTGA